The Mastacembelus armatus chromosome 13, fMasArm1.2, whole genome shotgun sequence DNA segment TCCCAGGCCAGAGTGGATTCCCATGGAGCAGCTCAGCAAAGACACAGCCCAGAGCCCACACATCCACAGGAGGCCCGTACTGAGTATCCCCAACCAACAGCTCAGGGGCCCGGTACCATCGGGTTGCAACATAGTCTGTGTAGTCATCCTCTGGTCCTGCTGAGTATACACAGTATACACAGACACTGAGACAGGTGGAGATAACTTGTACAGACACATATCCACTTGGATACTGAATAATGAACACTAAATAACACATACATTGTAGGGGAAAGGATTACAAGGCATGCTGAATGACTACATGTTAATATATAGTAACATGACACTGAAACCTAAGACAGAATGGGTAAACAGAGACACATCACACTAGCTCAATGAATGCTCCTCCTATGCAATGCATTCACTGAAACGTTGAAAGTGAGGAGGCCATCAGCAGGTGCTGATATAGGTTCCATGTTGAATAAATAATGAGAGGAGCATTAACACTAAATGCACATAAATGTACCGGCTCTGGTTGACCTACTCAGAATGCGGGCAAAGCCAAAGTCGCACAGCTTGATGACTCCGGTTTTGGTGAGGAGGATGTTCTCTGGCTTTACGTCACGGTGGATGCACTGCAACATAAATGTCCAGGATCAGCGATTTAAACAACATGGGACATGGGCTTAATGACAGAGAAAGATGCTTATCTTAAAGCAGACATATTGGccacaggaacaaaaacaagagaTAAGAAGGTtatacacattttaatattgaaaATTAATACTTCACTGCAGTTATGTAGActtaaatgatttttgttttagtttttcaacaTGCAtagttttatttacacagagTAGCTCACAAAGTTTGTAGTTTGAGATGGTGCAAATTTCTAATTCAAAATGAAACCAAACCACTCTCTGATACCCCTGGAAAATCAAGTGTCAGAATCATTCTGGACTAATTTTTCCAGATTTTAACTTGTTTTACAAGGGCTTGGGAATTGGTAAATTACTGTCACAAGAAAGCATATTTTCAATTAACATCACTAAGAtaagacctgtccagggtgtacccctgcctttcacccaaagagagctgggataggctccagcagatccctgtgaccctggttaggaataagcgggtatagatgatggatggatggatggatggatcactTAGCAAAGACTAGTATTACCTGAGattatctatccatccattatctatacccgcttattcctatttaggctcacagggatcagctggagcctatcccagctctctttgggtgaaaggcaggggtacaccctggacaggtcaccagtccatcacagggccacatagagacaaacaacctcacacactcacactcactcctatgggcaattttcAACTTCAACTTGATATTTAATGAAGTGGTGCAGCTAATAAGCATCGACtgtattatattaaaatttagAGTGGATCACATAGTAACCAGAATGATAACTTGTGTACTACATGCCCACATTGCATGAGAGTATTGTTTTAGGAAagtcaaacaaagaaaaaaagatacatCTATAAAAACCCTAGAAACTTATAGTAAAAATATACTGACGTTGTGCTTGTGACAGAAGTTAACGGCCTGCAGAGTCTGCCAGACAATACTTTTCAACTGAGCCTCAGGTACCCTGCAGAAAACAAGAGGCAATATTGATTGCTGTAAAAAGACAGTCTAGTCATGTTGTCCTCATCCATTATTCCAGAGATTTCAAAAAAGAACCAGTGGTTTACACGGCCTTCTTGTCACCTGGGTAACCTTAGGCCTGTCTCTAACAGCAACAGTGCCTTTGTTTTCAGGAGCAGCTagagtttctgctgctgcacagccCTGTGGGAAAAGTGAAATGGTCAGACAGCAACTAGCTATCATGGTAGACTTGCTGCATGACCTTACAtgataaaaactaaactaaaacctTATGCGTGCATAACCTGTGCTAAAACATGGAGCAAAGAGAAGCACAATTTTAgaatttatttctctttcaacCTGTTGCCATACCACCTCTCTGAAATCTCCTGGCAACAATCAGGACTCTATTTGTAATTCAGCctatttctttctctgctgccCTTCTCTCATAAGCAACACTGTCAACAAATGTCCAACAATGAGTTATATAGTAAACTGCATGCTAAACAGACAACTGACTAAAAAGAGAGGCTCACTTCTGAAGGcgtggaaataaataaaatgtaactatTTATATAACTATGTATAactatgtgtgtatatatttttcttgtATGAGATGCAGGTATCTAGAAACATAAAGGAGCATAAgggaaaacattaaaactacaTAAGTACAGAGCATGGTTAAATGTGGTTACTTTGCACCACTGACCTTTTGTCATGAATGCTTAGAAATGGGCCAATCAATTACATAATACTAGTTCCTTGAAGATGGAAAGTGAATATTTTCTTTCACCTGTTTATGTAAATGGCCCTTCATTTCCTATCATATTAGTCACACACAGTTCATGTTTAAATCTTATTCAGCATAACTTCAACAGATGACTACTGCATGTGTGAACCACTGTGTTGTCTCTGACCTACCCTCGAGGGTGTTTGTCCAGCTCATTGAGAACTGTCTGTTCACAGAATTCAAACACCAAGTGGAGCCGTCTTTTCCTCCTGAACACCTCCAGTAGGTTGACCAGATTGACatgtttcagctgctgcaggtccaacagaaaacatggacagagtcagagtcagaaCAGCTCAAAATGGTGGACAAAATGTTGAATAAAACCTGAGGAGGTTTGAAATGCCTTGACTCTGACAAGAAGATTTTAAACCCTTACTTTCTGTATTTCACATTCCTgtacattcatccatccatcatctatacctccatccatccatccatccatccatccattttctatacctgcttatcatctatacctgcttctTCCAaattagggtcacggggctCTGCTGgagcaggtcaccagtccatcacagggccacagagagacaaacaacctcacacactcacactcactcctatctCTCACTCACtccaacagtgctaaccactcagccacgGTGTTGCCATTCCTATACATAATGTCTGTAAATATTCTTGTGGGCATACACATGTCCACCTGCGGTGGTAAATGCCACAAGACACTACTGGATAATAAGTGTCTTCTCACCTTCAGCATCCGTATTTCTCTCAATGCAATCTTCTTAATAACCGGATCATCTTCAGATTCCACAAACTTCTTGATGGCGACTATCTGGCCAGTATCTCTGTGTCTGCACTTGAACACTACACCATAGGAACCCTCACCAATTTTGGCCAGCTTTTCATATTTGTCCATTGGGCAGTTTGCAGCTGTTACCTGTCAAAAggcaaacattttcacaaactCACCACTGCACTAAAATGTAACAAGTAATatttcatcagtccacaaacCAAATGgcgttttattattttttgaaagGTTGTAAGTTAACCTTTGACACCAAGAATTCCagtctggctgtgtgtgtgtgtgtgagggtgtgtgtgtgtgtgtgtgtgtgtgtgttattggtatttttgtttgtacatACTTGTTTTGGTGTCATATTCAGCATGATCACAACCTAGAAGCGCAGGCACACTCACCTGTCCAGTCTGAAAGCGTCTTCATCGACAATTTAGCAGCAAGTCTGCGGATAAATCCATCTAAAGCTGCATGTATTTAGCGGCTTAACCTGGTCCCTTTGGCTCACAGCAGCCTCATAACGTCAGTGTGGATCCGTGTTACAATAAGAATTTCAGAGCTCCCTCACCCTCTGTCTGCTGCTACTATCACCCACTccctctgctgtctgctgcGTCCTGCGCGTCCTCACTACCTTGGTAACCTTCGCTCTGTTCTTCCCTTGAGCGCAGTCCATTAATCAAGTCTCCATTCTGAAGCCACTTCCGAACAATATCTCACAGAAATAAAGGGCAGTGTAACTTACCCCTTGGAAACTGCGCAGAatagacaaacaaaacaacgcTCAAACACCA contains these protein-coding regions:
- the LOC113145412 gene encoding cyclin-dependent kinase-like 1 isoform X2; the protein is MDKYEKLAKIGEGSYGVVFKCRHRDTGQIVAIKKFVESEDDPVIKKIALREIRMLKQLKHVNLVNLLEVFRRKRRLHLVFEFCEQTVLNELDKHPRGVPEAQLKSIVWQTLQAVNFCHKHNCIHRDVKPENILLTKTGVIKLCDFGFARILRPEDDYTDYVATRWYRAPELLVGDTQYGPPVDVWALGCVFAELLHGNPLWPGKSDVDQLYLIRKTLGDLIPRHQQVFRSNIFFSGVSIPEPDTTEPLEKRFHGISSHALQVMKSCLVMDPSLRLSCEELLELPYFQEEGGGNWGREGERPGRRHDKGSRRRQAGAQYLPQLPNSNISPAPDVKKQVKHKYHLPNI
- the LOC113145412 gene encoding cyclin-dependent kinase-like 1 isoform X1, which produces MDKYEKLAKIGEGSYGVVFKCRHRDTGQIVAIKKFVESEDDPVIKKIALREIRMLKQLKHVNLVNLLEVFRRKRRLHLVFEFCEQTVLNELDKHPRGVPEAQLKSIVWQTLQAVNFCHKHNCIHRDVKPENILLTKTGVIKLCDFGFARILTGPEDDYTDYVATRWYRAPELLVGDTQYGPPVDVWALGCVFAELLHGNPLWPGKSDVDQLYLIRKTLGDLIPRHQQVFRSNIFFSGVSIPEPDTTEPLEKRFHGISSHALQVMKSCLVMDPSLRLSCEELLELPYFQEEGGGNWGREGERPGRRHDKGSRRRQAGAQYLPQLPNSNISPAPDVKKQVKHKYHLPNI